A DNA window from Sulfitobacter noctilucicola contains the following coding sequences:
- the cobM gene encoding precorrin-4 C(11)-methyltransferase, giving the protein MTVHFIGAGPGAPDLITLRGRDLIAACPVCLYAGSLVPEALLEHCPKDAKIVNTARMSLDEIMAEIGSAHAAGHDVARLHSGDLSVWSAMGEQLRRLRALDIPYDVTPGVPSFAAAAAALNTELTLPGIAQSVVLTRTSGRATAMPEGETLENFAKTGATLAIHLSVHILEKVVSDLTPHYGVDCPVAVVWRASWPDQRVVKATLETLQTAIGAEMERTALILVGRAIGAEDFGESRLYAGDYDRRFRPVGTAPRFPETAE; this is encoded by the coding sequence ATGACCGTTCATTTTATTGGCGCAGGACCCGGCGCGCCTGACCTGATTACCCTTCGCGGGCGTGACCTGATCGCGGCCTGTCCTGTGTGCCTCTACGCCGGATCGCTGGTACCCGAGGCGCTGCTGGAGCACTGCCCGAAAGATGCGAAAATCGTGAATACGGCACGCATGTCACTGGATGAGATCATGGCAGAGATTGGCAGCGCCCATGCGGCAGGCCACGATGTTGCACGACTGCACTCCGGTGATTTGTCGGTCTGGTCCGCGATGGGCGAACAGCTGCGCCGCTTGCGTGCGCTGGACATCCCTTACGATGTCACGCCCGGTGTGCCGTCCTTTGCTGCTGCTGCTGCCGCGCTCAATACCGAACTGACCCTGCCCGGCATCGCGCAATCGGTTGTCCTGACGCGCACTTCCGGTCGCGCCACGGCCATGCCCGAAGGCGAAACCCTTGAAAATTTCGCGAAAACCGGCGCGACCCTCGCGATCCATCTGTCTGTGCATATCCTCGAAAAAGTCGTGAGTGATCTGACACCCCATTATGGTGTCGACTGTCCAGTAGCTGTGGTGTGGCGCGCCAGCTGGCCGGATCAGCGCGTTGTCAAAGCAACGTTGGAAACCCTGCAAACGGCGATCGGAGCAGAGATGGAGCGCACGGCACTTATTCTGGTAGGCCGCGCGATCGGGGCAGAAGATTTTGGCGAAAGCAGGCTATATGCAGGCGATTATGATCGCCGTTTTCGCCCCGTTGGCACCGCCCCAAGATTTCCGGAGACAGCAGAATGA
- a CDS encoding cobyrinate a,c-diamide synthase, with the protein MISAPASGTGKTTLMLGLLAAFRAKGVSVQPFKSGPDYIDPAFHTAATGRASFNLDSWSMDRARIDGLVGNADGASLILAEGSMGLFDGVAIPGACGNGASADIAVHMGWPVVLVLDVSGAAQSVAATALGFKLMRPDLKLAGVVLNRVASPRHDALVRVGMEQAGVTVLGSLPRRKEVELPERHLGLVQAGEQENLPQILADAAAFVSEHVDLQALQKAAAGTLETAPEPTKVVPPGGRIALAQDDAFAFVYPHLIAGWRAAGATVLPFSPLADEVPDPSADVCWLPGGYPELHAGKLAAASNFRSGIQSFAQTKPVHGECGGYMAMGAGLVDKDGTSHQMAGLLGLETSFEKRKFHLGYRKATLNAAIPGHSAGTRLRGHEFHYATILKEPDAPLALISDSNDIEVAETGSTKAFESGGRATGTFFHMIAEDV; encoded by the coding sequence ATGATTTCTGCGCCAGCTTCGGGCACGGGCAAGACCACGCTGATGTTGGGTCTTTTGGCCGCGTTTCGCGCAAAGGGGGTATCGGTGCAACCGTTCAAAAGCGGGCCTGATTATATCGACCCCGCCTTTCATACCGCGGCCACAGGGCGGGCATCTTTCAACCTCGACAGCTGGTCAATGGATCGTGCGCGGATCGACGGTTTGGTCGGAAATGCCGACGGAGCTTCTCTCATTCTTGCCGAAGGGTCGATGGGACTGTTTGATGGCGTGGCAATCCCCGGTGCCTGCGGAAATGGGGCAAGCGCTGATATCGCGGTGCATATGGGCTGGCCTGTGGTGCTTGTTCTGGACGTGTCAGGTGCCGCGCAATCAGTCGCCGCCACTGCGTTGGGCTTCAAGTTGATGCGTCCTGATCTGAAACTTGCAGGTGTTGTCCTGAACCGTGTGGCTTCTCCACGTCACGATGCGCTGGTCCGCGTGGGCATGGAGCAGGCAGGCGTGACCGTACTGGGGTCCTTGCCACGCCGTAAAGAAGTCGAATTGCCCGAACGGCATCTTGGGCTCGTGCAAGCGGGGGAGCAGGAAAACCTGCCGCAGATTCTAGCTGATGCTGCAGCTTTTGTAAGTGAACATGTCGATCTGCAAGCTTTGCAAAAGGCCGCCGCTGGCACGCTGGAGACCGCGCCAGAGCCAACAAAGGTCGTACCACCCGGCGGGCGCATTGCTTTGGCTCAGGATGATGCTTTTGCCTTCGTTTATCCACATCTGATTGCGGGCTGGCGAGCGGCGGGTGCAACCGTTCTGCCATTTTCGCCGTTGGCGGACGAGGTGCCGGATCCGAGCGCGGATGTGTGTTGGTTGCCCGGAGGATATCCAGAACTGCACGCAGGCAAACTCGCGGCAGCGTCCAATTTTCGCAGCGGTATCCAAAGTTTTGCTCAAACCAAACCGGTGCATGGCGAATGCGGTGGTTACATGGCGATGGGTGCCGGATTGGTCGACAAGGACGGCACATCGCACCAGATGGCTGGGCTTCTAGGGCTTGAGACGTCGTTCGAGAAACGCAAATTCCATCTTGGATACCGCAAAGCCACGCTGAATGCCGCTATTCCCGGACACAGCGCAGGCACGCGACTGCGCGGGCATGAATTTCACTATGCCACAATACTGAAAGAACCCGATGCACCGCTTGCGCTGATATCCGACAGCAATGATATCGAAGTGGCAGAAACCGGATCGACAAAAGCGTTCGAAAGTGGCGGCCGTGCAACTGGCACATTCTTTCACATGATAGCCGAGGATGTATGA
- the cobA gene encoding uroporphyrinogen-III C-methyltransferase produces MSGFVSFVSSGPGDPELLTVKAVDRLQKADVVLFDDLSAGPILEHASKDADLIGVGKRAGRASPKQHHVSQVLVDHAKTGLRVVRLKSGDSGMFGRLEEEITALSQNGIAFEIIPGVTSASAAAATAGIPLTRRLTARRVQFITGADVTGDLPEDVNMAALADPMATTVVYMGKRTFAGLAARLIEYGLPGDTPAMLAEAVSTPAEKVTRHTIETLAAHLEATTSTTPALIFYGPLAEPST; encoded by the coding sequence ATGAGCGGCTTTGTTTCTTTTGTATCTTCCGGCCCCGGTGATCCCGAACTGTTGACGGTTAAAGCAGTGGACCGTCTGCAAAAGGCGGACGTAGTATTGTTTGATGACCTGAGCGCCGGACCAATACTGGAGCACGCTTCCAAAGATGCTGACCTTATCGGTGTGGGCAAACGTGCGGGTCGTGCTTCGCCCAAACAACATCACGTATCACAGGTCTTGGTTGATCATGCCAAGACTGGGCTGCGTGTCGTACGGCTCAAATCCGGCGACAGCGGGATGTTCGGGCGACTGGAAGAAGAAATTACCGCTCTTTCGCAGAACGGTATCGCGTTCGAGATCATTCCCGGCGTGACGTCAGCCTCTGCCGCCGCAGCCACGGCGGGTATTCCGCTGACCCGTCGCCTGACCGCCCGTCGCGTGCAGTTTATCACCGGTGCTGATGTGACTGGCGACCTGCCAGAAGATGTGAACATGGCAGCTCTCGCTGATCCGATGGCGACCACGGTCGTATATATGGGCAAACGGACCTTCGCAGGACTGGCCGCGCGCCTGATCGAGTATGGATTACCCGGCGACACCCCTGCGATGCTGGCCGAGGCAGTGTCAACGCCTGCCGAAAAGGTGACGCGTCACACCATCGAAACCCTCGCCGCGCACCTGGAAGCGACTACCAGCACCACGCCGGCGCTCATTTTCTACGGACCTCTGGCGGAGCCTTCGACATGA
- a CDS encoding DUF1636 family protein, translating to MKVSVCGTCITDTSLDTALREALAGIDVETVECMSGCTRPQTVAFREEGKVAYLFGDLSDADVPELCQFADLYAASSDGTFADARVLGTLRTKAIARIPG from the coding sequence ATGAAGGTTTCAGTCTGCGGAACCTGTATCACCGACACATCACTGGACACAGCCCTACGGGAAGCGTTGGCCGGAATAGACGTTGAAACGGTCGAGTGTATGTCTGGCTGTACCCGCCCGCAGACAGTCGCATTTCGGGAGGAAGGCAAGGTGGCCTACTTGTTCGGCGACCTGAGTGATGCGGATGTTCCAGAGCTATGTCAGTTCGCCGATCTTTACGCTGCTTCTTCTGACGGGACCTTTGCGGACGCCCGCGTTCTGGGAACATTGCGCACCAAAGCCATCGCACGGATACCGGGGTAA
- the cobF gene encoding precorrin-6A synthase (deacetylating): MMHLTLIGIGTGNPEHLTLQAIRAMNTQDLILIPRKGEGKADLADLRRAICDEMLTNPTTQIAEFDLPVRDEATQEYRQRVEDWHDAIAAVWQQTIDASGKGKRVALLVWGDPSLYDSTLRIASRLDPAPTLEVIPGITSLQALTAAHAIPINDIGAPFVVTTGRRLCEEGWPEGIDTIAVMLDGNCAFQTLPLDGFHIWWGAYVGMREQIICAGPLSEMSLEIIETRAKARADHGWIMDIYVLRKLP, from the coding sequence ATCATGCATCTGACACTGATCGGTATCGGCACGGGCAATCCTGAGCACCTCACCCTGCAAGCGATACGCGCCATGAATACACAGGACCTGATCCTGATCCCGCGCAAGGGCGAGGGGAAAGCCGATCTGGCAGACCTGCGTCGCGCCATCTGTGACGAGATGCTGACCAACCCCACAACCCAGATTGCCGAGTTCGATCTGCCGGTCCGGGATGAGGCGACGCAAGAATACCGTCAGCGGGTCGAGGACTGGCATGATGCCATCGCGGCAGTTTGGCAGCAGACGATAGACGCGAGCGGCAAAGGCAAACGTGTTGCTTTGCTTGTTTGGGGTGATCCGTCGCTTTACGACAGCACGCTGCGTATCGCTTCACGGCTTGATCCCGCGCCAACGCTCGAAGTGATCCCGGGCATCACATCCCTGCAGGCGTTGACGGCGGCACATGCGATCCCGATCAATGATATCGGCGCGCCTTTTGTCGTCACCACCGGCAGGCGTTTGTGCGAGGAGGGCTGGCCGGAGGGCATCGATACTATCGCCGTTATGCTGGATGGAAACTGTGCGTTCCAAACACTACCGCTTGATGGATTCCACATATGGTGGGGCGCTTATGTCGGCATGAGAGAACAGATTATCTGCGCGGGCCCCCTGTCAGAGATGAGTTTGGAAATTATCGAAACGCGTGCGAAGGCACGTGCGGACCACGGCTGGATCATGGACATCTATGTTCTGCGGAAACTGCCGTAG
- the arfB gene encoding alternative ribosome rescue aminoacyl-tRNA hydrolase ArfB, protein MLRINDTISIQDWELTEQFVRASGPGGQNVNKVSSAVELRFEAASSPSLPGPVKTRLRRLAGRRWTNEGALVIQCDETRSQARNRDIARTRLAELITKALTPPKRRIATRPTLGSKKRRLKAKKVRGEVKAMRGKVDPDT, encoded by the coding sequence ATGCTCAGGATCAATGACACAATCAGCATTCAGGACTGGGAACTCACGGAGCAGTTTGTGCGCGCCTCGGGACCGGGCGGTCAGAACGTAAACAAGGTATCGTCAGCAGTCGAGTTGCGTTTTGAAGCGGCAAGCTCGCCCTCGTTGCCTGGACCGGTCAAGACCCGCTTGCGCCGGTTGGCTGGACGGCGCTGGACGAACGAAGGGGCGTTGGTCATCCAATGTGACGAAACCCGCAGTCAGGCCCGCAACCGTGATATTGCCCGCACGCGCCTGGCCGAACTGATAACAAAAGCACTAACCCCGCCCAAAAGGCGCATCGCAACACGCCCTACCCTCGGGTCAAAGAAACGGCGGCTGAAGGCGAAAAAGGTACGCGGTGAGGTTAAGGCGATGCGCGGCAAGGTCGATCCGGATACCTGA
- a CDS encoding STAS/SEC14 domain-containing protein: protein MRQIKKGSEMLTLPSILQIATSREDLHAFRITAEVSREDMTAMAEYMNTVFDRPGKVDMLMIFDRYEGAETGASLSWEALKSRFKSISNVNRYVVVGAPQRAQNLIEVMDNLLPVKAETFDEELAAWRSLNAEATGA, encoded by the coding sequence ATGAGACAGATAAAGAAAGGCTCCGAAATGCTGACCCTTCCCTCCATCCTGCAAATCGCGACATCACGCGAGGATTTGCACGCCTTCCGGATCACCGCCGAGGTCTCCCGCGAGGATATGACTGCCATGGCAGAGTACATGAACACGGTCTTTGACCGGCCCGGAAAAGTAGACATGCTGATGATCTTTGATCGCTACGAAGGTGCTGAAACCGGTGCTTCGCTGAGTTGGGAGGCGCTTAAGTCGCGGTTCAAGTCTATCAGTAACGTCAATCGCTACGTGGTCGTCGGAGCGCCGCAAAGGGCCCAAAATTTGATCGAAGTGATGGACAACCTTTTACCCGTAAAAGCAGAAACTTTTGACGAAGAACTGGCCGCGTGGCGGTCACTGAATGCCGAAGCGACGGGTGCCTAA
- a CDS encoding queuosine precursor transporter, producing MTRTTLPGILAMATIVVASNILVQFLYGNWLTYGAFTYPLAFLVTDVMNRVYGTAAARRVVLVGFVVGLICSLIGTQIMGEFGPLVTVRIAIGSGVAFLVAQLIDVSVFAALRSGAWWRAPLVSTLVGSTLDTILFFSIAFSGALSFIHAATDVSWASEALPLLGSGPVAPLWVSLAVADWAVKLSIALIALIPFRLLTARLLRTA from the coding sequence ATGACACGCACTACCCTCCCCGGCATCCTAGCCATGGCCACTATCGTTGTGGCGTCCAATATCCTTGTACAGTTTCTCTACGGCAACTGGCTCACCTACGGCGCGTTTACCTATCCGCTGGCCTTTCTGGTCACGGATGTAATGAACCGCGTCTATGGCACTGCAGCCGCACGGCGGGTTGTGTTGGTCGGCTTTGTGGTCGGTCTGATTTGCTCGTTGATCGGGACGCAGATTATGGGCGAGTTCGGCCCGCTGGTCACGGTGCGCATCGCGATCGGCTCTGGCGTCGCGTTTCTGGTGGCACAACTGATTGATGTGTCCGTCTTCGCAGCCTTGCGGTCGGGTGCATGGTGGCGTGCACCTTTGGTCAGCACGTTGGTTGGCTCCACGCTGGATACGATCCTGTTCTTCTCCATCGCGTTCTCCGGCGCGTTAAGCTTTATTCACGCAGCCACTGATGTGTCCTGGGCGTCAGAGGCGCTGCCCTTGCTGGGCTCCGGTCCCGTCGCCCCTCTTTGGGTTTCCCTGGCTGTGGCGGATTGGGCGGTAAAGCTGTCGATTGCATTAATCGCGCTGATCCCGTTTCGCCTGCTCACCGCGCGCCTGCTGCGCACAGCTTAA